A window from Leguminivora glycinivorella isolate SPB_JAAS2020 chromosome 16, LegGlyc_1.1, whole genome shotgun sequence encodes these proteins:
- the LOC125234848 gene encoding uncharacterized protein LOC125234848: MPHHLPRSWTSWRSTTGSGLRAMASEVYPSACIIIKSSRCRRRTRRLQMTRQISLKLRKMVVAQCSATSCHRPFSNCRSTCQRDSALTHLVWPGGIWYVT, translated from the exons ATGCCCCATCATCTGCCGCGATCCTGGACAAGTTGGCGATCAACAACAGGATCCGGCCTGCGTGCAATGGCCAGTGAAGTCTATCCCAGTGCCTGTATTATTATCAAGTCATCACGCTGTCGTCGTCGGACTCGTCGGTTACAAATGACGCGGCAGATCTCTCTTAAGCTTAGAAAG ATGGTTGTGGCGCAGTGCTCTGCTACTTCGTGCCACAGGCCATTCTCCAACTGCAGATCTACGTGTCAGCGCGACAGTGCACTCACTCACCTTGTTTGGCCCGGTGGAATTTG GTATGTCACTTGA